The DNA segment CAATCGGCATCAGAATGATTCCGGCAATCAATACCCTTAAAGCACCCACCTGATAAGGACTGAAATGTTCCAGGGATTTTTTAATCAAAATAAAAGACGATCCCCAGATCATGCTCAGGAGAATCAGAAGAACCCATTTTTCTCTATCAGTATTCATTGTTTTTATGTAAAATTTTCAGGAATTCCCGCTTGGGAATCATTTTTGCGCCAAGACTTTCCAGGTGATCGGTATGGGATTGGCAGTCGATGAGCTCCAGCTTGTTTCTATATTTTTGAGCAAAATGGATAAATCCCGCTTTCGACGCATTGCTCACTTTGGAAAACATGCTTTCTCCACAGAACACATTACCGATCTGAAGGCCATAAAAACCACCCACCAGCTCTTCGTTTTGCCAGACTTCCAGACTTTTTGCCAATCCATAATCATGAAGCTTGATGAAAGACTCCATCAGTTCATCCGAAAGCCAGGTTCCGGATTGTCCTTTACGGCTGATATCCCGACAGTTTTTGATAACTTCTCGGAAGTTTGTGTTTTCAGTGAAGGTAAAGACGTTTCGATCCAGTATTTTTTTCATGGATTTTGAAACCTTTATTTCCTCGGGAAAAAGGACAAATCTTGGGTCCGGACACCACCAGAGAATCTCTTCCCCCGGATTAAACCAGGGAAATATGCCCAATTGATAAGCAAACCATATTCTTTCTACCGAGAGGTCTCCGCCAAAAGCAATGATCCCTTCGTGGCCGTCGTACAGCTCCGGATCAGGAAAAGAAATCTCGTTTTCGTCTAGTCGAATCATTTTTGGGAAAAAAAATCCCACTTAAGAAAGCAGGATTTGTATTTCAATCGTATTTTTTAATTATTAGAAAGGCAAATCATCATCATCGTCTCCGGCGAAAGGATTTTCGTTGGAAACTGAAGATGCAGATTGTGAAGGAGCTGCCTGTGTAGGTTCTGAAGCATTATCAGAAACTTTCTCCACTCTCCATCCTGTAATGGAATTGAAGTATTTTGTTTCGCCCTGCGGAGAAACCCATTCTCTTCCTCTGATGTTGATTCCTACTTTTACATTTTCACCTTCTTTCAGGTTATCCAATAAACTGATCTTATCAGACAAAAATTCTATGTTTATCGGCTGTGGATACTGCTCCTGGGTTAAAATAACCATTTCTCTTTTTTGGAAACCGCTCGCAAAAGTCTGAGCATCAAAAAGTTTCTTTACCGTTCCTTGTAATTCCATATCATATTAATTAACGATGTAAAAGTAATAAAATGAAATGTAATAAAGGGGGTCGGGGATAAAAAATGTAAAAATTTTAATTTTTTCTTCTGAAAAGTTTGGAGGTAAAAGAATTTATCCTATCTTTGCACCACTGAAAACGAGAGAAGATCATTAAAAATCAGTAAAACAAAAAACACGCGGATGTGGTGTAATTGGTAGCCACGCCAGACTTAGGATCTGGTGCCGAGAGGCGTGGGGGTTCGAGTCCCTTCATCCGCACAGTTTGCGAAAATAGCTCAGCTGGTAGAGCACAACCTTGCCAAGGTTGGGGTCGCGGGTTCGAATCCCGTTTTTCGCTCCACGCCTGCCCTGGTGGTGGAACTGGTAGACACGCAGGACTTAAAATCCTGTGCCTCTTTTGGCGTGCGGGTTCAAGTCCCGCCTGGGGTACTAGCTGAAAGATTCAGCATACAGCTCTCTTTTTTAAGAGAGCTTTTTTTATGCCTGAAAGTGAAGCTTATCTAAAGAAATAATATTCCGGTCATCTTTACAAACAAACATCCTCTTTACCTTTGATACCCCAATAATTTTCTGATTTGGTAGAAGAATCTTTCGATGAGTCTGAGGTCTTGTGTTACGATTTCGGCATTTCCTTTTAATTCTTTATCGAAGGGAAGCGTTTTATTGTAGGAAGTTTTCAGACCTTTAGGGAGTGCTACATCTACGTAGTAGTTTCCTTCTTTGTCTGGAGAGAGGGAGATGTTCTGGACTTTTCCTTCCACGATGCCATATTCTTGGTATCGGTAATTATCGAGCTTGATGAGCACTTTCTCCCCGGTAATGATTTTCCCTGAATTCGTTGCTGGAACAGACATTCTTCCCACCAGTTTTTCTCTGTTGTCCGGGAGGATAGATAAAATGGCATCTCCCGCCTTTACAAACTGGTTTTCCCCGAAGAACTGCTGAAAGCTGGCCTCACCATCGGTATTGGAGATGATCAGGTAATTTTGTTCCCACTGTTTGAGGGATTTCCTGAGCTGCTCAAAAAGCTGTAATGTCTGTGAAGAATAGGTAATTTTGTCTTTTTCGGTATTGATTATCGTTCCGCTTTTTGTTTTATTGACATTAGAGATTCCTTCTTCGATCTGGGACAAGGAAATATTGATGTTTTCCAGGTTCTGCTGCGCCTGGAGGAATTTAATTTTCTCATTTTCCAGTTCTACGGCAGCAATAACCCCTGGTTAAACAATTCCTGTGAGCGCTGGTAATTTTTTCTGGTGATTTCATACTTTGCCTGTTCGAGGCTTTTCTGTTGTTTAAGGGTTGCGATTCTCACTCTGTATTCGGAGAGGCTCTGGTTGGCGGCAATATTTTCAGGGGCATAAGGCTGTAACCTTGTAAACAAGGCTTCATCCTGAAACGCCTTTGCAAAACTGTTGTAATCGCCCTGCAGTTCCCCGAGTTTAAAATGGGAAGTTTCGCTGAGTGGAAATCGGGCCAGCTGATCCGGTGTAATAGAGTCTACCAGCTTTTTCAGCTGTAGGATGTCTTTATAATTGGCCGTTGACTGCATCACCATCAGGACTTCATTTTTTTTAACATGCTGATGGTCTTTGATGAATATTTTTTCAATTTTCGAATTGGTACGTGCCTCGAGCTTTTCGGGCGGATTCTGTGAGGTAACCACAATAGAAGCGGGAATAAATTCCGGATAGCGTATGATATAGCTCATGATGAGAATCATCACCAGGATTAAAAAATAATGGTGTTTCCCCAGCGGATCATCCAGTGAGGCGGCTGGGTAAGGATATCCTGAACGCTTTCAGAACGGAGTTCTATATTGTCTAAAATGTCTTTCTTCGTTTCCAAAATATGTTGTATTGTAAAACTTTGTCAAAGCTTGGGAACTTTAACAAAGTCCATTAATTTCCAAGTTCCAATTGATTTTTTACCAGACGGTAATATTCTCCTTTTAAAGCCACGAGCTGAGCATGGTTTCCTTCTTCCACCACTTTTCCTTTGTCTAAAACAATGATTTTATCGGCATGTTTTACAGTGGAAAGCCTGTGGGCAATTACCACGGCCGTTTTACCTTTAAAAAACTGCTCTAGGTTTTCCATAATTACCTTTTCATTATTGGCGTCCAGTGCGGAGGTGGCTTCATCGAAGAAAATATATTCCGGGGATTTGTATACGGCCCTTGCGATGAAAAGCCTTTGCTTTTGTCCGCCGCTTACTCCCAGGCCTTCATTTCCGATCTTGGTATTGTAGCTTAAAGGAAGTTCTTCGATAAAATCTTTGATATGGGCTATTTCTACTGCTTTACGCAGTTTTTTCTTATCAGGATAATCTTCACCCACCGCAATATTGTTGGCAATGGTATCATTAAAAATATAGCCCTCCTGCATCACCACTCCGCAATGATCCCTCCAGAAACGGGGAGAAATATTTTTAAGCTTGGTGTTATCCAGCCTTATTTCCCCTTCATTGGGTTCATAAAACTTCATCAGGAGCTTGAGCAGGGTTGTTTTCCCGCTTCCGCTGGCCCCAACAATGGCGGTAGTTTTCTGATAAGGAATATTTAAATTTAAATTTTCAAAAACATGCGCTTCTGAACCGATATAGCGGAAAGAGAGATTTTCAACTTCAATATCCTTTTGGGGAAGATCATGGGTATATTGCTCGTCCGGATTTTCCTCATCGTCTTTATCATGAATTTCGCCCAGTCTTTCGAGTGAAATTTTGGCATCCTGGGATTGTTTGATAAAATCGATAAGCTGCAGCAAAGGGCTGTTGAGCTGTCCGATGATGTACTGCACGGAGAGCATCATTCCCAGCGTTAAATTTCCGCTTAACACCAGTTTTGCAGAAAGAAAGCTTACCAGGATATCCTTCATCTGGTTGATGAAATTTCCTCCCACGGACTGCCACTGCTCCAGGGATAGAGATTTGATCCGGATTTTAAAAAGCTTTACCTGGAGAAACTCCCAGTCCCAGCGTTTTTGTTTTTCGGCATTGTGCATTTTAATTTCCTGCATGCCGTTGATAAGCTCAATCACTTTGCTCTGTTCCTGGGAAACCT comes from the Chryseobacterium nepalense genome and includes:
- a CDS encoding DUF3127 domain-containing protein is translated as MELQGTVKKLFDAQTFASGFQKREMVILTQEQYPQPINIEFLSDKISLLDNLKEGENVKVGINIRGREWVSPQGETKYFNSITGWRVEKVSDNASEPTQAAPSQSASSVSNENPFAGDDDDDLPF
- a CDS encoding HlyD family secretion protein; its protein translation is MSQIEEGISNVNKTKSGTIINTEKDKITYSSQTLQLFEQLRKSLKQWEQNYLIISNTDGEASFQQFFGENQFVKAGDAILSILPDNREKLVGRMSVPATNSGKIITGEKVLIKLDNYRYQEYGIVEGKVQNISLSPDKEGNYYVDVALPKGLKTSYNKTLPFDKELKGNAEIVTQDLRLIERFFYQIRKLLGYQR
- the aat gene encoding leucyl/phenylalanyl-tRNA--protein transferase, giving the protein MIRLDENEISFPDPELYDGHEGIIAFGGDLSVERIWFAYQLGIFPWFNPGEEILWWCPDPRFVLFPEEIKVSKSMKKILDRNVFTFTENTNFREVIKNCRDISRKGQSGTWLSDELMESFIKLHDYGLAKSLEVWQNEELVGGFYGLQIGNVFCGESMFSKVSNASKAGFIHFAQKYRNKLELIDCQSHTDHLESLGAKMIPKREFLKILHKNNEY